A single Stigmatella aurantiaca DNA region contains:
- a CDS encoding ADYC domain-containing protein, whose amino-acid sequence MTAMKKWVLAWVCLSFSLMAHAGNPRSGGGSPPAPGTERYERRCQSRAPQRTVKPQGTLLWGTRRDWDAGKAADERSSVLVSASLEPLRQADAQVKGLKLDGGRLVAVSTSGSGLPGGRGVVGAVLQGKAGDGKPVEVAICGAEPSAEDPGMVWYRIETWNALAQEWENPCVALDRVPDPRALAIQGVWDASGARQDVPGQLTFACENGALTKCIRWGYKPWEHRDGQSLAALHQACTRMARADYCGNGRSHTRQETAIDMYDRLGVLARTTESSAEWDVARASFEAAWAPDGATCLARTRDGRALETVLQECPGRFSADAVLDLGEGDRCAVRRVDLSPAAALLRNQSYGGPSGL is encoded by the coding sequence ATGACCGCGATGAAGAAGTGGGTGCTGGCCTGGGTGTGTCTCTCGTTCTCCCTGATGGCGCACGCTGGGAATCCCCGGTCTGGGGGAGGGAGCCCGCCCGCGCCCGGCACAGAGCGCTACGAGCGGCGGTGCCAGTCGCGGGCGCCCCAGCGGACCGTCAAACCCCAGGGGACCCTGTTGTGGGGCACCCGGCGGGACTGGGATGCCGGCAAGGCGGCCGATGAGCGCAGCAGCGTGCTCGTCTCCGCCAGCCTGGAGCCCCTGCGGCAGGCGGATGCTCAGGTGAAGGGACTGAAGCTCGACGGTGGGCGACTGGTGGCCGTCTCCACCTCCGGGTCTGGGCTTCCCGGGGGCAGGGGGGTGGTCGGCGCCGTGCTCCAGGGCAAGGCGGGCGACGGCAAGCCGGTGGAGGTGGCCATCTGCGGGGCCGAGCCCTCCGCCGAGGACCCCGGGATGGTCTGGTACCGCATCGAGACCTGGAACGCGCTGGCCCAGGAGTGGGAGAACCCCTGCGTCGCCCTGGACCGCGTGCCGGACCCCCGGGCGTTGGCGATTCAAGGCGTCTGGGATGCGAGCGGTGCCCGTCAGGACGTCCCCGGCCAGCTCACCTTCGCCTGCGAGAATGGCGCCCTCACCAAGTGCATTCGCTGGGGCTACAAGCCCTGGGAGCACCGCGATGGGCAGTCGTTGGCGGCTCTCCACCAGGCGTGTACGCGCATGGCCCGCGCGGACTACTGCGGCAATGGCCGCAGCCACACGCGCCAGGAAACCGCCATCGACATGTACGACCGGCTCGGGGTGCTGGCCCGGACGACAGAGTCCTCGGCGGAATGGGATGTCGCGCGGGCCTCGTTCGAGGCCGCCTGGGCGCCGGATGGCGCCACCTGCCTGGCGCGGACCCGCGATGGCCGTGCCCTGGAGACAGTGCTTCAGGAGTGTCCCGGCCGCTTCAGCGCGGACGCGGTGCTTGACCTGGGCGAGGGAGACCGCTGCGCGGTGCGGCGCGTGGACCTGAGCCCGGCGGCAGCGCTGCTGCGCAACCAGTCCTATGGGGGTCCATCGGGTTTGTGA
- a CDS encoding bifunctional serine/threonine-protein kinase/formylglycine-generating enzyme family protein translates to MTDDVLIDLLDGRLPDEALALVHQHAAGCEACRTLLASVSRGGLEGVPVNPLRSGAASALSEPPGHVWEPPLVFDEFRLERELGRGGMGIVYLAHDTSLDRHVAVKFIASGQPDPWVRSYFDTEARAIARLQHPNVVTVFRVGEVSGHPYIVSEYVIGQSLAELPLPVPWRRVLTLGVGLARGLAAAHRQGVLHRDLKPSNAFVTRDGEVKLLDFGLAERFGPGVSGPSSRPHLVVGTRPYMAPELLERAPATPRSDLYALGVLLHELCTGALPRASPPGPEEAAPRAGGGPELDPDFSAIIARCLAHDPLERFASAEALCEALERLERISAPVPLGDSNPYRGLAPFEAEHRALFFGRDADIHAVLERLRHRPLVLVAGDSGTGKSSLCRAGVLPRVDAGMLGGARERIILTMWPGRRPLDALAAELAPVLGLGEAELATTFADAPAWLGRTLREAHQEGRGLVLFVDQLEELITLSEPAQAAHFARILGELALPSRGVRVLLTVRGDFLTRLCALPGLGEEAERALYILRPMPPEAVREAIVGPARSRGVAFESGEFVQMLVESTAHGVGSLPPLQFALAELWERRNPAQGRITREALDAMGGVAGALSRHADEVLARLSVPEREAARRLLLQLVTEEGTRIERSEAELTRAGDEASQAALRALIEGRLLHTRMAGGQPRCELAHDSLIESWGTLRGWLDDGIGHRAVRKRLEVASAEWERLRHAREALWGQRQLDEASLLELASLGPRERTFLAASRGAVTRQRWGRRLAVLAVPLAVAASYGGLRLQTYLEDTRFVDAQVRQAGEGLAVGRSLAQQARARREEALALFDGRPSPSSGTETLPGPHGRRAAAERRWAEALSLREQAEGAFSHAGQLLQKALDRDRGDGDTRGLIAEVVYEQVLLAERFHQRREHSEWLRRLAQVTGAGQSGEAWLKRLQAPAELMLVTEPPGAHVEVERYTQVQGTLHREPVPGSRRWGQTPLLGLLLPEGSYLLQITAPGRVPVRLPLRLEHGAREQVRLTLPTEVPAGHVYIPPGCFLQGSAEPEEVRVFMLSPPLHRFCLTEGYVIGQREVTFGDWLAYLNALPADAPVRRLLEQPRFSSTGAVTLRHQPGVGWVFSFYRSPEDVFSAKEGETFRYPGRTVRNTADWRQFPLSGVSAEDLVGYFYWLDRSGRLPGARLCSQNEWEYAARGADGRRYPHGDQLQPDDANIDTTYDRQPTAFGPDAVGSYPATVSPFGLEDVAGNAFEITRSTTPEFGRVVLRGGAWYYDSFGAHIANISVGDPTARDAAIGVRVCASFSP, encoded by the coding sequence TTGACCGACGATGTTTTGATCGACCTGCTGGATGGCCGGTTGCCGGACGAGGCATTGGCCTTGGTTCACCAGCACGCCGCAGGGTGTGAGGCCTGCCGGACCCTCCTCGCCTCGGTGTCTCGCGGGGGCCTGGAGGGGGTGCCGGTCAACCCACTACGGTCCGGCGCCGCCAGTGCCCTCTCGGAGCCACCGGGGCATGTCTGGGAGCCGCCCCTCGTGTTCGACGAGTTCCGCCTCGAGCGTGAACTCGGCCGCGGCGGCATGGGCATTGTCTACCTGGCGCACGACACGTCGCTGGATCGGCACGTCGCGGTGAAATTCATTGCCTCCGGTCAGCCCGACCCCTGGGTCCGTTCCTACTTCGACACCGAGGCCCGCGCGATTGCCCGGTTGCAGCATCCAAACGTTGTCACTGTGTTTCGCGTGGGGGAGGTGAGCGGGCATCCGTACATCGTTTCGGAGTACGTGATTGGCCAGAGCCTCGCGGAGCTGCCCCTGCCGGTGCCCTGGCGCCGGGTGTTGACGCTCGGCGTCGGCCTGGCCCGGGGGCTCGCGGCGGCCCATCGCCAGGGCGTGCTCCACCGGGACCTCAAGCCCTCCAATGCCTTCGTCACCCGGGACGGCGAGGTGAAGCTGCTCGACTTTGGTCTGGCCGAGCGCTTTGGGCCTGGGGTGTCCGGCCCGTCTTCCCGCCCGCACCTCGTCGTGGGGACGCGGCCCTACATGGCGCCCGAGCTGCTGGAGCGGGCTCCCGCGACCCCTCGAAGTGACCTCTATGCCCTGGGCGTCCTGCTCCACGAGCTGTGCACGGGAGCGCTTCCCCGGGCCTCGCCCCCCGGACCGGAGGAGGCGGCTCCGCGGGCGGGAGGCGGACCCGAGCTGGATCCGGACTTCTCCGCGATCATCGCCCGGTGCCTCGCCCATGACCCGCTCGAGCGCTTCGCCTCGGCCGAGGCGCTCTGTGAGGCGCTCGAACGCCTCGAACGGATCAGCGCCCCGGTTCCCCTGGGGGACAGCAATCCCTACCGGGGCCTGGCGCCCTTCGAGGCCGAGCACCGGGCCCTCTTTTTCGGACGCGATGCCGACATTCACGCGGTGCTCGAGCGCCTTCGCCACCGGCCGCTGGTGCTCGTCGCCGGAGACTCGGGGACGGGCAAGTCCTCGCTGTGCCGCGCGGGCGTGCTGCCCCGGGTGGACGCTGGGATGTTGGGAGGGGCCCGTGAGCGAATCATCCTCACGATGTGGCCCGGCCGCCGCCCGCTCGATGCCCTGGCCGCCGAGCTCGCGCCGGTCCTGGGGCTCGGGGAGGCAGAGCTCGCCACCACGTTCGCGGACGCGCCCGCGTGGTTGGGACGGACGCTGCGCGAGGCCCACCAGGAGGGGCGGGGCCTGGTCCTCTTCGTCGATCAGCTTGAGGAGCTCATCACCCTCTCCGAGCCCGCCCAGGCGGCCCATTTCGCCCGCATCCTCGGGGAGCTGGCCCTGCCCTCGCGGGGGGTGCGCGTCCTGCTGACGGTGCGCGGCGACTTCCTGACGCGCCTGTGCGCGTTGCCGGGCCTGGGGGAAGAGGCCGAGCGGGCGCTCTACATTCTCCGGCCCATGCCGCCCGAGGCGGTGCGCGAGGCCATCGTCGGTCCCGCGCGCAGCCGGGGGGTGGCCTTCGAGTCCGGTGAGTTCGTCCAGATGCTCGTCGAGTCCACGGCGCACGGGGTGGGAAGCCTGCCCCCGCTCCAGTTCGCGCTCGCCGAGCTGTGGGAGCGGCGCAACCCGGCGCAAGGCCGCATCACCCGGGAGGCGCTCGACGCGATGGGGGGCGTGGCGGGCGCGCTGTCCCGGCATGCGGACGAGGTGCTCGCGCGCCTGAGTGTTCCTGAGCGCGAGGCGGCGCGGCGCCTGCTCCTCCAGCTCGTCACGGAGGAGGGCACACGCATCGAGCGGAGCGAGGCGGAGCTCACCCGTGCCGGGGATGAGGCGTCCCAGGCCGCCCTGCGGGCGCTCATCGAAGGCCGTCTCCTACACACGCGCATGGCGGGGGGGCAGCCGCGCTGCGAGCTGGCCCATGACTCCCTCATCGAAAGCTGGGGCACGCTCCGGGGCTGGCTGGACGATGGGATTGGACACCGCGCGGTGCGCAAGCGGCTCGAGGTGGCGAGCGCGGAGTGGGAACGCCTGCGGCACGCCCGGGAGGCACTCTGGGGCCAGCGTCAGCTCGATGAGGCGTCCCTGCTCGAGCTTGCCTCCCTGGGGCCGCGCGAGCGGACCTTCCTGGCGGCCTCCCGGGGTGCCGTGACACGCCAGCGGTGGGGCCGCCGGCTGGCCGTGCTCGCGGTTCCCCTGGCCGTTGCCGCCTCCTATGGCGGCCTTCGCCTGCAGACGTACCTGGAGGACACGCGTTTCGTCGACGCCCAGGTACGGCAGGCGGGGGAAGGGCTCGCGGTGGGCCGTTCCCTCGCGCAGCAGGCCCGGGCGCGCCGCGAGGAGGCGCTGGCGCTGTTCGACGGCCGGCCTTCTCCGTCCTCGGGGACCGAGACCTTGCCGGGCCCTCATGGCCGCAGGGCCGCCGCCGAGCGGCGATGGGCCGAGGCCCTCTCGCTGCGGGAGCAGGCCGAGGGGGCCTTTTCCCACGCGGGCCAACTTCTCCAGAAGGCGCTCGATCGCGATCGCGGGGATGGGGACACGCGCGGGCTCATCGCGGAGGTTGTCTATGAGCAGGTGCTCCTCGCCGAGCGCTTCCACCAGCGGCGTGAGCACAGCGAGTGGCTCCGGCGCCTGGCGCAGGTGACCGGCGCTGGGCAGAGTGGAGAGGCGTGGCTCAAGCGGCTCCAGGCCCCCGCGGAGCTCATGCTCGTGACGGAGCCTCCCGGTGCCCACGTGGAAGTCGAGCGGTATACCCAGGTGCAGGGGACGCTGCACCGCGAGCCCGTGCCGGGGAGCCGCCGCTGGGGCCAGACGCCCCTCTTGGGACTGCTCCTGCCCGAGGGCTCCTATCTGCTGCAAATCACGGCGCCGGGCCGCGTGCCGGTGCGGCTGCCGCTGCGCCTGGAGCACGGCGCCCGTGAGCAGGTCCGCCTCACGCTCCCCACCGAGGTCCCTGCGGGCCATGTCTACATCCCTCCGGGCTGTTTCCTGCAGGGCAGCGCCGAGCCCGAGGAGGTGCGGGTCTTCATGCTCAGCCCTCCGCTGCACCGGTTCTGTCTCACCGAGGGGTATGTGATTGGGCAGCGGGAGGTGACGTTCGGGGACTGGCTGGCCTATCTCAATGCCCTGCCCGCGGATGCCCCCGTGCGGCGGCTGCTCGAACAGCCCCGCTTCAGCTCCACGGGGGCCGTGACCTTGAGGCATCAACCCGGGGTGGGGTGGGTCTTCTCCTTCTACCGGTCGCCCGAGGATGTCTTCTCGGCGAAGGAGGGAGAGACGTTCCGGTATCCGGGGCGGACGGTGCGAAACACGGCGGACTGGCGCCAGTTCCCCCTGTCCGGCGTCTCCGCCGAGGACCTGGTGGGCTACTTCTACTGGCTGGACCGCTCGGGGCGGCTGCCCGGCGCGCGCCTGTGCAGCCAGAATGAATGGGAGTACGCGGCCCGGGGCGCCGATGGCCGCCGCTATCCCCATGGGGACCAGCTGCAGCCCGACGACGCCAACATCGACACGACCTATGACCGGCAGCCCACGGCCTTCGGGCCCGACGCCGTGGGCTCCTATCCGGCGACGGTGAGCCCGTTCGGGTTAGAGGACGTGGCGGGCAATGCCTTTGAAATCACCCGGTCGACCACGCCGGAGTTCGGGCGCGTCGTGCTCCGGGGCGGCGCCTGGTACTACGACTCGTTTGGCGCACACATCGCGAACATCTCCGTGGGAGACCCGACGGCGCGCGACGCCGCGATTGGCGTGCGGGTTTGTGCCTCGTTCTCCCCCTGA
- the hslV gene encoding ATP-dependent protease subunit HslV — protein sequence MFHGTTILCVRREGKVVIAGDGQVSLDKTIMKNTAKKVRRIGEGNVLAGFAGSTADAFTLFERFEAKLKEHQKNLARACVELGKDWRTDRFLRRLEALLIVADREKTFILSGAGDVIEPDHGIAAVGSGGHYALAAARALQSHTTLSAREIATHAMAIAGDICVYTNSHVTFEEL from the coding sequence ATGTTCCATGGCACCACCATCCTTTGCGTGCGCCGCGAGGGGAAAGTCGTCATCGCGGGTGATGGGCAGGTCAGCCTCGACAAGACCATCATGAAGAACACGGCCAAGAAGGTGCGCCGCATCGGCGAGGGCAACGTCCTCGCCGGCTTCGCGGGCAGCACCGCCGATGCCTTCACCTTGTTCGAGCGCTTCGAGGCCAAGCTCAAGGAGCACCAGAAGAACCTCGCCCGCGCCTGCGTGGAGCTGGGTAAGGACTGGCGCACCGACCGCTTCCTCCGCCGCCTGGAGGCCCTGCTCATCGTCGCCGACCGCGAGAAGACCTTCATCCTCTCCGGCGCGGGCGACGTCATCGAGCCCGACCACGGCATCGCCGCCGTGGGCAGCGGGGGCCACTACGCCCTGGCCGCCGCCCGGGCCCTGCAGAGCCACACCACCCTGTCCGCCCGCGAGATTGCCACGCACGCCATGGCCATCGCTGGGGATATCTGCGTCTACACCAACTCGCACGTCACCTTCGAAGAGCTCTAG
- a CDS encoding sigma-70 family RNA polymerase sigma factor — MEQVPSLATAFLMHAKVRFVPPEHGSAFESLLVHAWETARAQWPAVELPAEPFVAYLAERIPETPPQSPLEPLLAQMSLAELFLACACVRGIPSALELFERHYLARLPALLRSPKQPDAMIDDVCQLVRVKILVPTGEGGPKIAEYTGRGALLSWVRVTAVRIAIKLQAVEKPAAHEDTDTLFAALPAPGANAELDLIKRRHHTDFRQAVSEAFSGLSNDERHLFRLYFVDQLSMYELAALFRVNQSTVSRWLKTARQRIYEETQRRLQARLGLSPRDFKSYLAVLDSQLELRISQLLRAEDEAPRAHKPDGPP, encoded by the coding sequence ATGGAGCAGGTGCCCTCGTTGGCCACGGCGTTTCTCATGCACGCGAAGGTGCGCTTTGTTCCTCCCGAGCATGGCTCTGCCTTCGAGAGCCTGCTCGTCCATGCCTGGGAGACCGCACGCGCGCAGTGGCCCGCCGTGGAGCTCCCCGCCGAACCCTTCGTGGCGTACCTCGCCGAGCGGATTCCCGAGACACCCCCTCAGAGTCCCCTCGAACCGCTCCTCGCGCAGATGTCCCTGGCGGAGCTCTTCCTCGCCTGTGCTTGCGTGCGAGGGATTCCCTCCGCCCTGGAACTCTTCGAGCGCCATTACCTCGCGAGGCTGCCCGCGTTGCTCCGGAGCCCCAAGCAGCCCGATGCGATGATCGACGACGTGTGCCAGTTGGTGCGGGTGAAGATCCTGGTTCCCACGGGCGAAGGCGGTCCCAAGATCGCGGAGTACACCGGGCGTGGCGCCTTGCTGAGCTGGGTGCGCGTCACCGCCGTGCGCATCGCCATCAAGCTGCAGGCCGTCGAGAAGCCCGCGGCGCATGAAGACACGGACACCCTCTTCGCGGCGCTGCCGGCGCCTGGGGCCAATGCGGAGCTGGATCTCATCAAGCGGCGCCACCACACCGATTTCCGCCAGGCCGTGAGCGAAGCCTTCTCCGGGCTCTCGAATGACGAGCGCCACCTGTTCCGCCTGTACTTCGTCGATCAGCTGTCGATGTACGAGCTGGCCGCGCTCTTTCGCGTCAATCAATCCACGGTCTCCCGCTGGCTGAAGACCGCACGGCAGCGAATCTACGAGGAGACGCAGCGCCGTTTGCAGGCACGGCTGGGCCTGTCCCCCCGCGACTTCAAGAGTTACCTGGCCGTCCTCGACAGCCAGCTCGAGCTGCGCATCAGCCAGCTCCTGCGCGCCGAGGACGAGGCGCCCCGGGCTCACAAACCCGATGGACCCCCATAG
- a CDS encoding DUF3396 domain-containing protein, with protein sequence MSSHYPKIRVLAQNGELLIREGLDICFYINRPHQEIAQAVMHSLETYITLTGPQALTWYVDMNGDMQALDSKNWDRIQTELLTGRGAYLCLRDGPGGIGEFQFEYRGKPPTKTSSADWDRPVCVASFWLSTEFLEKHGPAQVRELALAIAQPLPFNSGHAGLSFNAFLDLIGVSGEIRRWCFRYPGLDITHLDCLSSELGTRIKGVHWLTFLGQPVLDELGGATGLRGLLKSPSTEVQPLDSARVVITLGQSPEAGDIDQGNTLPQYRELARMLEPWLYQHRLCFSDFTEAETRRWERRFLD encoded by the coding sequence ATGAGCAGTCACTACCCAAAGATTCGTGTCCTTGCCCAAAACGGTGAACTGCTAATCCGAGAGGGTCTTGACATCTGCTTCTACATCAATCGTCCCCATCAAGAGATAGCACAAGCCGTCATGCACTCCCTGGAGACATACATCACGCTTACCGGGCCACAAGCATTGACGTGGTATGTGGACATGAACGGCGACATGCAAGCGCTCGACAGCAAGAATTGGGATCGGATCCAGACTGAACTGCTCACCGGGAGAGGCGCCTATCTATGCTTGAGAGATGGTCCAGGTGGCATCGGCGAGTTTCAATTCGAATATCGAGGGAAGCCGCCGACAAAAACCAGCAGCGCCGATTGGGATAGGCCCGTATGCGTTGCCTCGTTCTGGCTTTCAACGGAGTTTCTGGAGAAACACGGTCCCGCTCAAGTGCGCGAGCTTGCATTGGCCATAGCACAACCACTGCCCTTCAACTCTGGCCATGCAGGTCTTTCTTTTAATGCATTTCTCGACCTAATCGGAGTCTCCGGAGAAATCCGCCGGTGGTGCTTCCGCTACCCGGGTTTAGACATCACACACCTAGATTGTCTTTCCAGCGAACTGGGCACTCGTATCAAAGGGGTTCACTGGCTCACGTTTCTGGGTCAACCCGTTTTGGATGAACTGGGTGGAGCAACGGGCCTTCGTGGTCTTTTGAAATCACCAAGCACTGAGGTCCAACCCTTGGACTCTGCACGGGTTGTGATCACACTCGGCCAATCTCCAGAGGCAGGAGATATTGACCAAGGCAACACCCTGCCACAATACCGCGAGTTGGCACGGATGCTGGAGCCTTGGCTGTATCAGCACCGGCTCTGCTTCAGCGACTTCACCGAAGCAGAAACCCGCCGCTGGGAGCGGCGCTTCCTCGACTGA
- a CDS encoding serine/threonine protein kinase, whose amino-acid sequence MEEESPDALGPGTLLGPWRLTGRGGRGTYGVVYRAVRAGPEEGEEVALKLALHPRDERFEREAQLLSRIRHPGVPRLLDQGEWCGGMWNLPYPYLVMEWVEGMPLYEWGRLSSPNSRQVLQVLARLSGALEATHGAKGLHRDVKGDNVLVGPGGQVWLMDFGCGTYAGAKALTEGPLAPGTRPYRSPQALRHLWAQRKEGRAYEAGTGDDIYALGVTAYRLVTGEYPPPGTDLEAKQARRNAARWVRAPAHALNRRVSVELSGFIERMLADAPGKRGEAHAWAKVLEQAAAGAVMAADLPLNGPVDHSAPTIPVLSPFGTAPPWRGLALIIPAGVVLLAYLLVALSARYIPDGALKPVADAGQEDAGRVGLADAAVETVPIARLEHVEERNSWQSVALDMPKEPLKGQKRAPCRPKGEVEISRACWVQVGTVSPPCGNDWFEWKGFCYVPVIARERPNTSDEP is encoded by the coding sequence ATGGAAGAAGAGTCCCCCGATGCCCTCGGCCCCGGCACGTTGCTGGGCCCCTGGCGACTGACAGGCCGGGGAGGCCGGGGCACCTATGGGGTGGTGTACCGGGCGGTGCGGGCGGGCCCCGAGGAGGGGGAGGAGGTGGCGCTGAAGCTGGCGCTGCACCCTCGGGATGAGCGCTTCGAGCGCGAGGCACAGCTGCTGTCGCGCATCCGCCACCCGGGGGTCCCAAGGCTGCTGGACCAGGGCGAGTGGTGCGGGGGGATGTGGAACCTGCCGTACCCGTACCTGGTGATGGAGTGGGTGGAGGGGATGCCGCTGTACGAATGGGGCAGGCTGAGCAGCCCCAACTCAAGGCAGGTGCTTCAGGTGCTGGCGCGGCTGTCCGGGGCGCTGGAGGCCACGCACGGGGCGAAGGGGCTGCACCGGGACGTGAAGGGGGACAACGTGCTGGTGGGGCCCGGGGGGCAGGTGTGGTTGATGGACTTCGGGTGCGGGACCTACGCGGGGGCGAAGGCGCTGACGGAGGGGCCGCTGGCGCCGGGAACGAGGCCCTACCGGAGCCCGCAGGCGCTGAGACACCTGTGGGCGCAGCGCAAGGAGGGCAGGGCATACGAGGCGGGCACCGGGGACGACATCTACGCGCTGGGGGTGACGGCGTACCGGCTGGTGACGGGAGAGTATCCCCCGCCGGGAACGGACCTGGAGGCGAAACAAGCCAGGAGGAACGCTGCCCGGTGGGTGAGAGCTCCAGCACACGCCCTGAACCGGCGGGTGAGCGTGGAGCTGTCGGGGTTCATCGAACGGATGCTGGCGGACGCGCCCGGGAAGCGGGGGGAGGCGCACGCGTGGGCCAAAGTATTGGAGCAGGCCGCAGCGGGGGCGGTGATGGCCGCAGACCTCCCCTTGAACGGCCCGGTGGATCACTCGGCGCCCACCATTCCTGTCTTATCCCCATTCGGTACAGCGCCCCCCTGGAGGGGGCTGGCCCTGATCATTCCGGCGGGGGTGGTGCTGCTGGCTTACCTCTTGGTGGCTCTTTCGGCGCGATACATTCCCGATGGGGCATTGAAGCCCGTGGCTGATGCAGGCCAGGAAGACGCAGGAAGAGTCGGGCTGGCGGATGCGGCCGTAGAAACGGTACCCATCGCAAGACTGGAGCACGTTGAGGAGAGAAACTCCTGGCAGAGCGTGGCACTCGATATGCCCAAGGAGCCGCTCAAAGGACAAAAGCGGGCGCCCTGCCGTCCAAAGGGGGAAGTGGAAATCAGTCGAGCCTGCTGGGTGCAAGTCGGAACGGTCTCTCCCCCTTGTGGAAACGATTGGTTCGAGTGGAAGGGCTTCTGTTATGTGCCAGTAATTGCACGTGAAAGGCCCAACACCTCGGATGAACCCTAA
- a CDS encoding CAP domain-containing protein, which produces MTRTVRTPPAAPAPKSSPPPNAFARDMLETHNQARATARPVPKPPLPPLQWSAEAAKQAESWAKQCTFEHNPNRGPYGENLAAATPGAWKTPEVVKSWNAEVADYNFSRNTCAKGKMCGHYTQVVWRNTTHVGCAKRTCTKNSPFGKDFPTWDLWVCNYAPPGNVVGQKPY; this is translated from the coding sequence GTGACCCGGACGGTCAGGACTCCGCCTGCCGCGCCCGCGCCGAAGAGCAGCCCGCCGCCCAACGCGTTCGCGCGAGACATGCTGGAGACGCACAACCAGGCGCGGGCCACGGCGCGGCCGGTGCCCAAGCCTCCCCTGCCCCCGCTGCAGTGGTCGGCGGAGGCCGCGAAGCAGGCCGAGTCCTGGGCGAAGCAGTGCACGTTCGAGCACAACCCGAACCGGGGCCCCTACGGAGAGAACCTGGCGGCGGCCACGCCGGGGGCCTGGAAGACGCCGGAGGTGGTGAAGAGCTGGAACGCGGAGGTGGCCGACTACAACTTCAGCCGGAACACCTGCGCGAAGGGCAAGATGTGCGGCCACTACACGCAGGTTGTCTGGCGGAACACCACGCACGTGGGCTGCGCGAAGCGCACGTGCACGAAGAACTCACCGTTCGGCAAGGACTTCCCCACCTGGGACTTGTGGGTGTGCAACTACGCGCCACCGGGGAACGTGGTGGGCCAGAAGCCGTATTGA
- a CDS encoding MOSC domain-containing protein produces the protein MKRVLEAEAVEGQGFTGDRHSKKKPHGKRQLLLLDEASLQTLRLTPGELKENVVIAGLPLDALPAGQRLALGEHVVVELTEPCVPCSKLERIRPGLLKESWGQRGQLAKVLQGGAVREGDGVRLLDVNPDAPRPIRPKLP, from the coding sequence ATGAAGCGCGTCCTCGAAGCCGAGGCCGTGGAAGGCCAGGGCTTCACCGGCGACCGTCACAGCAAGAAGAAACCCCACGGCAAACGGCAACTGCTTCTGCTCGATGAGGCCTCCCTGCAAACCTTGCGGCTGACGCCGGGCGAGCTGAAGGAAAACGTGGTGATCGCGGGACTGCCGCTCGATGCCCTGCCTGCGGGCCAGCGCCTGGCGTTGGGAGAGCACGTGGTGGTGGAGTTGACGGAGCCCTGCGTGCCTTGCTCGAAGCTGGAGCGCATCCGCCCAGGCCTGCTCAAGGAGTCCTGGGGCCAGCGGGGCCAGCTCGCCAAGGTGCTCCAGGGCGGCGCCGTGAGGGAAGGCGACGGCGTGCGGCTGCTCGACGTCAACCCGGACGCCCCCCGCCCCATCCGCCCCAAGCTGCCCTGA